In Cydia strobilella chromosome 6, ilCydStro3.1, whole genome shotgun sequence, one DNA window encodes the following:
- the LOC134742400 gene encoding G-protein coupled receptor dmsr-1-like, whose product MANVTDAFCVPGATNFNKAYSRLHGYIALVICVVGSATNSINIAVLSRREMTSTTNSILTGLAVADLLVMLEYIPYVIHMNIKIGPQINQNTYTWAVFVYFHSIFSQTFHTISIWLTVTLAVWRYVAIAYPQKNRTWCSKKNTTTAIVSAYVICPFLCLPIYFAMNIVPSEVTQHNNTEFAEDLALPENRTVYVLEMSKNVQFVTAVMWIYSVILKLVPSIALSILSLCLISKLTITERRRQILLKRSTVGPNEAEKQCLAEEPCARRSSRTDRTTRMLLAVLGLFLSTEVPQGLLGLASALAPDFFTHCYGMFGDLMDVLALFTSSVNFVLYCSMSRQFRCTFARLVRRMLSTPEEPNKFATKLEPTTQVTGPL is encoded by the exons ATGGCGAACGTCACAGACGCATTCTGTGTGCCAGGCGCCACAAACTTCAACAAGGCTTATAGCCGGTTACACGGCTACATTGCTTTAGTCATCTGCGTTGTCGGATCAGCCACGAACTCTATCAACATTGCAGTACTCAGCCGCCGTGAGATGACCAGTACCACTAACTCCATCCTCACCGGCCTCGCTGTCGCAGATCTCTTGGTTATGCTCGAATACATACCCTACGTGATACACATGAATATCAAAATTGGCCCCCAAATCAATCAGAATACTTACACGTGGGCCGTTTTTGTCTACTTCCATTCCATCTTCAGTCAGACTTTCCACACAATATCGATCTGGTTAACAGTGACGCTTGCAGTGTGGAGGTATGTCGCTATCGCTTACCCTCAAAAGAACCGGACTTGGTGTAGCAAGAAAAACACTACTACAGCTATAGTGAGCGCGTATGTGATTTGCCCGTTTCTTTGTCTTCCTATTTATTTCGCAATGAATATAGTGCCAAGTGAAGTGACGCAACACAACAATACCGAGTTCGCAGAGGACTTGGCTCTGCCAGAAAATCGGACCGTTTACGTGTTAGAAATGTCTAAGAACGTACAATTCGTTACAGCTGTTATGTGGATATACAGTGTAATATTAAAACTCGTACCTAGTATAGCGTTATCAATTCTAAGTTTGTGTCTAATTTCAAAATTGACTATCACGGAAAGAAGaaggcagatacttttgaaacGTTCAACCGTGGGACCAAATGAG GCTGAGAAGCAGTGCCTAGCAGAAGAGCCGTGCGCACGGAGGTCGAGCCGCACGGACCGGACGACGCGGATGCTGCTGGCGGTGCTGGGCCTGTTCCTCTCCACAGAGGTGCCTCAGGGCCTCCTGGGTCTGGCCAGTGCTCTCGCGCCCGACTTCTTCACTCACTGTTATGGAATGTTCG GCGACCTCATGGACGTGTTGGCCCTGTTCACATCGTCGGTAAACTTTGTGCTGTACTGCAGCATGAGCCGGCAGTTCCGCTGCACATTCGCACGACTCGTGCGCCGCATGCTCTCTACGCCCGAAGAACCGAACAAGTTCGCCACGAAACTGGAACCGACCACGCAG GTGACCGGGCCGCTATAG